In [Phormidium] sp. ETS-05, the genomic window GAGAAAGCCAATTTGGTTTATCCACTTGGGGCAACCTAGTCTGGCAGCAATGCAAAAAGGAGATGCTTTCCCAAGAATTGCTGGCATTTCCCCGCTTGGAATACCGGCCCTCTTTTCAAGCTGACTATCAAGCGATTCGCGATAAAAACGAGAGACTGAAACTCCAAGAAACCTTAGCTAAGGTGTCGCGGTTATTAGAGGAGTCTGATGGTAATACCCAAGCGCTTAACTCGGTTGACTCAATCAACTACACTCGGTATCAAGGCTCTAATGGCATTGACCATTTCCGAGTGACTCTGAGTCAGCGAGTAAGCTGTGAAGCAGTAGGCGGCAAGTTAATTTTGCGGTACTACGGCACCCACGCCCATGTAGAAGGTAGCGAAAAATTGCGATAACAATGTTTAACACATTCAAAAACAGACTAGAAATTCACGGTACACTCTTGACTATCACCGCTCTGCGCATTGGTGCAGGTCGATCGTCGGAACCGATCGGCTCGGATTTGCCCGTGATTAAAGATGCCTTGGGGCGCCCTTTAATTCCCGGTTCCAGCCTCAAAGGAGCGCTCCGATCGCGCCTGGAAAGTTTCCTGCGCGGTATCCACCCCAAGCTAGCAGCAAATCCGGCAAATGAGGCGGAATGGTCGATTACCGCAAAGCAGATGAGGACACTCAAAGAGCAACATAAACAAGATAGAGAGCTGACAGTTGAGATTGAAAAAGAAACCGATTTTGTCTCGCGGTTATTCGGTTCGCCTTGGGTCGCCAGCAAACTTCAAATCCGAGACTTGAACGTGCGAGATGATGCCTGGTTTGGTCAATATCAAGAACGAGATGGGGTGGCGATCGAGCGGGATACAGAAACCGCCGCCGAAGGTAAACTCTACGATTTTCAAGTGGTGCCTCCCAACACACCTTTTGAATTTCGCGCCATTGTGGAAAATGCCGAACCAGCAGAGTTAGGTTTATTGGTAATTGGTTTGCACCAGTTAGAAACGGAACAAATTCCCCTCGGTGGCGGACGATCGCGTGGTCTCGGCGTGGTAAAATTAGAAGTCAGCAAGATGCGCTGGTTTGACAGCCAAGGAAAACCGGAGCTAATCTTAGAATATATGTCCAAATTGACCCAAAAGGATAATAGTAGCGCTTATGAAGATGGCACCCCCTATCGAGACGATTGGGTAAAGGCTTGCATCGAATATATGAGCAATCATAACCAGCAACATCAGGGAAAATCTGTGTAATCACTATTATGCACAAACGATTTGTCAACCACTGCACAATTAAGTTAACCCTATCTCCCTGTGGGCCAATTTTGATTAAATCTGGCAAAGAAGGGGCAGACCCCACAAAACCCGATATGGAATTTGTGGAAACCTACCATCAAGGGGGACGATCGCTCTACTTACCCGGTAGCTCTCTTAAAGGAGCAATTCGCGCTCATGCGGAGCGGATTATTCGCACCGTCGGCCAAGATAAACCACCGGAAAATCCCGATAATGCGGATAAAATCTGGGCAAACGACCCCCTACGCCCAAATGAATATCTATATTTGCAGAATGGGGATAAAAAACTCCCAGCTCCGCAAATCTATAAACGCTCCTCTTTCACCGATAAAATGTTTGGCAATACCTCTATTGCCAGCCGCATCAGGATAGAAGATGCCTATCCCGCCGACCCGAAACAGCTTCGCATAGAAGAACGCAACGGCGTCGCCATCGATCGGGTATTTGGTTCCGTAGCCGTGGGGCCATTTAACTACCAAGTTTGTACCGCTGGCGACTTCCAAACCAAAATCCATCTCAAAAACTTTTGTTTAGGGCAATTAGGGCTAATTGCTTTAGTTTTACGGGACTTAAACGAAGGCTGGTTTGGCCTCGGTTTTGCCAAATCTCGCGGGATGGGATTAGTGGAAGTCAAGCTAAATTCGGCTGTTGTCACCTATCCGGGCTGCCTTCTCCAAGATGACAAAATCTGCCAACTAGGCACCAGCAAAACTTGGTTACATACCAGCTTACTGGGTGCGGGAGAATTTCTCGACGAAGAAGAACGGAAATCCTACGGTTTCCCCGCTAACGATAAGGATGAACAAACCCCCGTTCGCGCCAATGAAATGCAATTGGGTTTTGGGGTGGAGCTGACTTGGAACGGAGACACCGCAGTTTCTGATTTATTTCAACGCGCCGTCAAAGCCTGGAATAATATGCTAAGTGTGGGGGCAGCCAGATGAGCAATTTTATTGCAGGCTTTGTGGGACGCCAGCAAGTATTGTCAGCCGATGAACTCAGACAAGTGATGCTCAAATTAGCCACGGCATCGCCACCATGCTATTATTTCCTGAGGTGGCCACACCAAGTGAGTGGGATTATCTCAGAATTAGAAGAGTTTCCTAGTCCAGAAGGACAGATGTTTACCTCTAAACTAGAGCTGCGCTGGAAAACATCTAAAGCGGGCTACGACCTGTTGTATTTGGGCATCGCACCACCACCGCCAAATTTGGGTTTTCAAGCCCTTGATGGTAAGTGGGGAACGCTCGATCGCCCCGCCTACCGATTTCCCGCCACAGAAACTCGCTTTCCCCAAGGATTTGAGCATCGAGCTAATCCTAAACTGGCTCAACGCTATTTTCTAGATACCCAAACTGCCACCGTTCATTTTATCGCCCTAACTGTTGAAAATGCCTGAAAAACCTAAACTTAAATCTGAGAAGAAATCCAACCCTCAGCCACCGGACACCCCTTTACCGGTGCAACTAGAGGAATTTGCCAAACCCTATGCTTTGGTTTCCCTACCCCGACAAGCTCCGCGCAGAGGGAGCCCCGCCGGACAAGAGCGATTTCGGAGCGATCGTCTCACGGGTAAACTCCACTTACGCTTGACAGTGAAAACCACCGCTTTTATCGCTTCTGGCGTGGTAGCAATGGGTAGCGACTTATCCAGCAGCAAAACGAAAAACCTGCCTTTAATTAAAACTGCAGTAGAGCGAGATAACCGCTTGATTATCCCCGGTAGTTCTCTTAAAGGCGTGGTACGATCGGCCTATGAAGCGATTACCCAAAGTTGCTTATGCAAAACTAAAGCCGATCAAACGAAAATTCCCGATGGCTATCGAGAATGCAACAAAAAAGACAACCTTTGCCCTGCTTGTCAGGTATTTGGCGCTCTCAACTGGCAGGGATTAATTCACTTTCCCGATGCCGCAGCAGTAAAAACAGATTTTACCGTCGGCTTTATACCTTCTTTGCACCAGCCTGAACCCAAATTCCCCGGTTATTATATTAATGGCAAAGTTGCCGGACGCAAGTTTTATTACCATGCGATTCGCGCCGTGGATAAAGGACAGCAAAAAGGCATAGTCGTGCAACAGGCGGGGGGCGAGTTTGTCTTCGTGACTCGGTTGCGGTATATGAATTTAACCCCAGCGGAGTTGGGAACTCTGCTGATTATTTTGGGACAAGATAAATCTCATCCTGCCATCGCGCTGAAAGTGGGCGGAGGTAAACCCGTAGGTATGGGAACGATGACCGTTGAAGTCACGGAAATCGAACAGTTTGGTAGAGGAAGAGAGCGTTACTCCTCCTACAATACCGAACCGCAATCCCTCACAGGAACAGAACTACAGCAATTTATGGACAAATTTATCAAAGATGCTCATAACCAATTGGTACAATCCCGACAATTACAGGAATTAACCCAAGTCCTGCAATGGCCCACGGACAGAGAACCACCGGCAGGGATGTATTAATGACTGCTCCTCAATTTTCTATTGATAATCCAAACCCCTATGATTTCAGAAAACTACTGGCCAGCGGTTTACGCGATCGCTGAACAGCTCGCCAATCAGAAAACTGATGGAAATGAACTGAAAAAGGCCATTTCCTACTTGCGCGCTTATGGGAATAGAGAAAATGGCGGCGCCAAATTTTTCCAATATCTCAGAATCTTAACGCGCAATGGCCAGAGCATCGGACATAGCCAAAATACGATAGAATATTACCGCAGTCTAGAGGCAGCTTGTAAGGAACACTTGCAACCCTATCAAGATGATGTGCCAGCGATGCTGCAAATTCTTGGCTGGGCAGCTCGCCTCATGGGATATTACAAATCCGGTGGCTCTACAGATTTCGTTCAGCAACCAGAGATTCCCAGCCGTAAAGCGGAAATTGCCGCCGTATTATCCGGTCAAGATTTGCAAATAGGCGGTATTTTAGACGCCACAATTACTAATATCAAAGGAAATATGGTAACATATACCATGTTGGACTCTATCCCCACCACACAGAAAGAGCCAAAAAAAGCAAACTCTCTCTCTGTGGGGCAGGAAGTTAAGGTCAAAATTTTGAGTGTTAAAAATGGGAGGCCAAGTAAAGTAGAATTGATCGAGTAAGGGATTTTGGCAAGGCAGGGCGCGGTTTCCTGGTCTGAACTGCTGGGATTACCAGACTTTTAGCCGCCGCCAGCAAGCAAATCGATTAACTTTCACGTCAATTAGGGTAAATTTATGCAGCTTATAACTTTTCTCGGAACAGGAACATATAAGCCAACTGGCTATAAATGGGGTGATGAAATAGTGGAAACTCCTTATGTTGCTGAGGCTATTTGTCAGTTTTTTCAACCTGATGCGGTGGCAGTGTTTGTGACGCAGGAAGCCAAGGCAATGCACTGGGAGCAGTTAAGTAATCGCCTGAATGGTCGTTTCTCTGCTCAAGACATCCCCATTCCCTCGGGACAATCAGAAACGGAAATTTGGCAAATATTCGATGCGGTAGTCGATGCAGTAGAACCGGGTTCTCAGGTGATGTTTGATATTACCCATGCTTTTCGCTCCATTCCCATGCTGGTTTTACTGGCGGCTGCTTTTCTCCAGAAAGCTCGCAGCGTGGAAATTAAAGGCGTATATTATGGCGCTTTTGAGTTCAATAACCCCCAAGCGCCGATCGTTGACCTCACCCCAGCGATTAAACTGCTCGATTGGCTGACGGCTACGGATAAATTTATCGATACGGGTTCATCAGCAGAGTTGGGTAAGTTGCTTTCTACAATTCAGCAGGATTTCTATACTCAGAAGAAACAAGCCGAGTTAAAACCCACCAAATTAAAGAGTTTCGGCATCACGATTGAAAATATCTCCCGCGCTCTAGACTATGTGCGTCCGATGGGGTTGCTGGAAGAAGCGGCTAAGCTGGAAAATATCCCCGCTGAAAAATTACAAACTGAGGTGGGCGCCTTTGCTAAACCGTTTGAGCTGATCCTGGAGCAAATTCAACAGGATTACCGCCAATTCGCTCTGGCTAATCCCCGCGAAGCTGACCCAAAAACTGTGTTAAAGCAACAGTTTTTGCTATTACGCTGGTATGTTGACAAAGGATTTGGCGATCGCGCTACTTTACTAGCCCGCGAATGGATAGTTTCGATGTTATGTCTAGCTCAAGATGCTGATTATCTCAAACGCGAAGACCGCCAGTTAGTTGAATATCAATTAAATTTACTGGATAAATGGCAACAAAAGAAAAGGGATAATGCCCCAATGGCTGATTATTCTCCAATGTCAATTACTAAAGCCGTTACAGATGTGGAAAAATTGGCCAAATTTTGGTCTAACCTTACAGAATTTCGTAA contains:
- the csx2 gene encoding TIGR02221 family CRISPR-associated protein: MQLITFLGTGTYKPTGYKWGDEIVETPYVAEAICQFFQPDAVAVFVTQEAKAMHWEQLSNRLNGRFSAQDIPIPSGQSETEIWQIFDAVVDAVEPGSQVMFDITHAFRSIPMLVLLAAAFLQKARSVEIKGVYYGAFEFNNPQAPIVDLTPAIKLLDWLTATDKFIDTGSSAELGKLLSTIQQDFYTQKKQAELKPTKLKSFGITIENISRALDYVRPMGLLEEAAKLENIPAEKLQTEVGAFAKPFELILEQIQQDYRQFALANPREADPKTVLKQQFLLLRWYVDKGFGDRATLLAREWIVSMLCLAQDADYLKREDRQLVEYQLNLLDKWQQKKRDNAPMADYSPMSITKAVTDVEKLAKFWSNLTEFRNDLAHAEMRKESLSSATLKAYVNDKLMQGITALFPDMVG
- the csx7 gene encoding CRISPR-associated RAMP protein Csx7, which codes for MFNTFKNRLEIHGTLLTITALRIGAGRSSEPIGSDLPVIKDALGRPLIPGSSLKGALRSRLESFLRGIHPKLAANPANEAEWSITAKQMRTLKEQHKQDRELTVEIEKETDFVSRLFGSPWVASKLQIRDLNVRDDAWFGQYQERDGVAIERDTETAAEGKLYDFQVVPPNTPFEFRAIVENAEPAELGLLVIGLHQLETEQIPLGGGRSRGLGVVKLEVSKMRWFDSQGKPELILEYMSKLTQKDNSSAYEDGTPYRDDWVKACIEYMSNHNQQHQGKSV
- a CDS encoding RAMP superfamily CRISPR-associated protein, giving the protein MPEKPKLKSEKKSNPQPPDTPLPVQLEEFAKPYALVSLPRQAPRRGSPAGQERFRSDRLTGKLHLRLTVKTTAFIASGVVAMGSDLSSSKTKNLPLIKTAVERDNRLIIPGSSLKGVVRSAYEAITQSCLCKTKADQTKIPDGYRECNKKDNLCPACQVFGALNWQGLIHFPDAAAVKTDFTVGFIPSLHQPEPKFPGYYINGKVAGRKFYYHAIRAVDKGQQKGIVVQQAGGEFVFVTRLRYMNLTPAELGTLLIILGQDKSHPAIALKVGGGKPVGMGTMTVEVTEIEQFGRGRERYSSYNTEPQSLTGTELQQFMDKFIKDAHNQLVQSRQLQELTQVLQWPTDREPPAGMY
- a CDS encoding RAMP superfamily CRISPR-associated protein, whose amino-acid sequence is MHKRFVNHCTIKLTLSPCGPILIKSGKEGADPTKPDMEFVETYHQGGRSLYLPGSSLKGAIRAHAERIIRTVGQDKPPENPDNADKIWANDPLRPNEYLYLQNGDKKLPAPQIYKRSSFTDKMFGNTSIASRIRIEDAYPADPKQLRIEERNGVAIDRVFGSVAVGPFNYQVCTAGDFQTKIHLKNFCLGQLGLIALVLRDLNEGWFGLGFAKSRGMGLVEVKLNSAVVTYPGCLLQDDKICQLGTSKTWLHTSLLGAGEFLDEEERKSYGFPANDKDEQTPVRANEMQLGFGVELTWNGDTAVSDLFQRAVKAWNNMLSVGAAR